AAGTCTTAACTGTTTAATTGATAtttctttatcaaattttatataatcaaaatTCAAGCAGTAATATGTGTAATCCACAGTAAAATGTGGACCTGAGTGGTGATTGATGGTTTGTAACAGACCCAGTATTTTAAGTGCTGTTATTTGCTTCTTGTAGGGTGGCTGGGAGAACGATGAGACGGTTGAGGAGGCAGCAAAACGTGAAGCTTTAGAAGAGGCTGGAGTTCGAGGGGATTTAATGGTATGGATAAAttgctttgttttcttttgctgTATAAATGTCCTTGCTATTTAGGGGGGCAAAAGCCATTCTAATTTATTAAGATGATCATGTGCGTGGGTATGCATGATTGTGCACACATCTGTTAGTGTAAATGAGTTGATGTTGGTAGTAGCATTAGAAGATAAAACTCATGCAATGTTACTTTTCTTGCCTGACATGTCCTGACACTGACATTTTCTTGTCTGCTTTGTGGTTTCTCAATGTCACACCTGCTCTGTTGTGATTGCCCCTCCCTGATTCTTGGTTGTATATTTTAAGTTGACCCTCATGTTACCCAATGGGAGGTGGAATTGTTATCCAAGGGTGGAGCAAATACCTTCAGTATTTAGATGTTGCATAAACCTTCTAGTCTTATATTTAGTTTGTTGAGATTGCCTGTTAACAGTGCAATTGCTTTCTTTTAGACTCTCAATTTTGTTCTCCTTCATCTTTGTATCcttttcttatttattcttcttctgCTGCTGAAATATCTGGTGGGGTAGGACCCGACCAAATCTACCTTCTTCTTGATCTGGTTCATGTTATTTGGTAGTTTTTTATTGTTACAGTAGATATTGATGATTGTTTTACTTatgtcaaattgtaaaattttattttttttaaatatttactaatatCCCATTGCCTTAAGTTGAATATGAGTTATAGGCCGAACACTTCAGCATTTCAAGTGATGTTAATTGAATGAGGTGGATTTCAATCATAGTTGTGGGTCTTTTAATGTGCATATGTTACAATAACAAGTCTACCTGTACTtgggaatttttttattttttctaaataatgaAAAGAACCTGGCCTTCTGattacataaataataaatgaccTTGTTGATTTCTTGAATGTTTTTCCTGCTCTTTCCTACTGCTAAAAGTAAGTTTTGAAATCAATCAAGTGCTTCTCTCTTTGTTCAAATACCCTGCAATCAAAAAAGAGggagtttctaaaatttttgaaaaacattGATTGATTTCCTTTCCTGCAATTTTTGGcctaaaaaagtaataaaaaataatgtcttTATGTCAGCATTTTCTCGGCTACTACGTGTTCAAGAGCAAAACCCTACTAGATGAATTTAGTCCGGAAGGTATGTGCAAAGCTGCCATGTATGCTTTGCTTGTGACAGAGGAGCTGCAGTCTTGGCCAGAACAGAGCACTCGCCAGAGACATTGGCTAACAATCCCTGAAGCAAAGAAGCGCTGCCAGTATCAGTGGATGCGAGAAACCCTTGAGGAAGGTTTCTCAAAGTGGCTTGCAGATCGAATATCAAGCAATTTGAAAAAAGAGAACCATGTAGTTTCGCCTGATTCTGAATCAGAATTGATGAAGAAGGCACCTGTCTAAAttggtgcattttttttttccgctTCAAATTGAGGTATAGCCTTGTTTATCTGGAAATTCTGagttcctttcttcttcttttttccttctctttttaaatacttttcGCCTTTTTTTTATCTGGATCTTCATCTCAGGAATTCTCATTCTACTGACTTCTTGGTGTATAAAGGATTTAGGCAGTCATTTTAAAGAGACCCAAGAATCGATTAGGCAATGGCATACAGAGAAGCCTCAGTGGTTTTAAATTTCAGGCTTCCTACATGTTGATGCTCCAAACTTAAACaggaattttctttttcttttttttaattatattggaGCCATAATTGTTCTCTCTTTGTAACTCCTCGCAAGTTGATAGTTTCATGCACACCATCTATAGCATTGGCATCCGAAAGGTCCGTCAAGGTGAAATGTGCAACTCAGCCGCGCATGTTCATAGGCCGTCATGTTTCTATAAATGGTAAATACTGGCTTGGGCCATTGTACTCTGCGATCTtagctttaaaaataaaataactggcTTATATACAGAAACCAGccttttttttaagagtttgTATGTGTGTAGCATAATcaaagttttataaaataagtaaatgatattttctgtcccttttttttttttttcttttttccttggaTCTTCTGGTGTCTAACCAAATGATATTTGTCATATAAGCtattgagttttgctacttaTCATCACTACActttaacactttttttttttttaaaagtgattttattctttctaaattaattaaattattctacttattattcatatactacatatttgataagagaaaaaaattaaaaattaaaaaattatgtgtagtATGTGGTGTGAAAATGATgtgtaaaatttttcttgtcatATATCCTAAGTTGACAAAGTTGGTATAAATCTCTCGAAAGCTGTAGTATGTTAAATTACCCTAATTAATAATCTCGTTTGCTCCATTTAATTTTGCATTAGGATCTCTGCAGGGACAGGCCAAAACAAATACATTATGATATTTTTGTTACTGAACTAAACATTGATCAAAAAATCTTATGACTGTTagatattaatttgattatatatttaacCTTCATAATCATAACATTCTCCcacattttttaatccaaagTTCACGTCAACCTATTATATCAATACTGAACTGATGatagtctttttcttttgataaactcacttatttattaatatttaatgacttaatattatgtctatatatattattaaaatattttaatccaaTCTATAAATAACATCTTTTGTGACTTTAACTCATTATGTATTATTTACTCTAATATTAATTGTTAAAGACTCATTATTGATTCAAaagtcttaaaattattatatcctAATTTAGTTAAACATTTAATACTGAGCATCCTAACAATTTCATTGAGAGAAGCCGGAGTAAATACGGGCCTCTAGTTTTGCATCCCACGTGACCTATTTCGAAAAATCATtcgtttattttattaacaagAGAGATGCCTTCTTGATCAATAGGGGAAGTAGAACGATGCAACATGCGTCCGTACTGGTACAATGGGTTCCCACCATTTCCTAAATGAAAGGATGGTTACCAAACTCATCCGAGCTAGCTATCTTGTCATTTAATTATCTTCTTTCTTATcatttggggagagagagagagagagagagttacattAAACAGCTGTTCTTGATCTTGATGAAGCCCAAGCATGATGGCTAAACTTTCCAATATCTAATgcaatagctagctagcttggtcCCTAGCTTTGCTCAATCATTGAAGGCCACgtaaaaagaatagagaaaaaacATTAAATCCAAAAGAAGTCTTGGGAGGTCAATCAGCAGCATGCAGCCACTAATCCAAACTCATATATCTGTCCAAATGTCCTGCCACGAGTTGGAAAAACTGTTTGCAAAACAGTCATCTTTGAATGCGACAGCCCGAAAAAATTAGCAAGAAAactcgatatatatatataaaagagtaatgttacgtatagtcacttttatatattttttgtacattctattaatatgattggctgaattaatttttttttaatatctaaccaatcatatcactaaagtatataaaagaatacataaaaataaatacacataaaatttttgtatatatatatatatagctaggttAGTAGTGGCAGCTCCTGATCAAGTTCTGCTGTCACTCTTCGATCGTCATGATAGTTTCACTTTCACGCATCTTGAACTTCTTCAAATTAACTTGGTAACGGGAAAATTTCCTCGAGATGCTTTCTCCAAACACAAACTTACAAGCTAGAAAAAGAGAACTTGTCTTTAATTGCTTTGATTTCTTGCCACGACAAACCGCCCCAAACCACACGAAAGTTTTTCTGCCTTAAGTCTTGATGATCATCGAATCTCAAGggatttaatttgagaaaaattctatacactaaATCACGACTCCATTTTCAGTCTACTATATATAAGATGtgcatatttatcactattagataatcttttattaaataattttttattattcaatagtgataaatgtaTCATATCTTACATAATGGAATAAAAGTATGGTATATAGCATTAGTCTTCATTTTAACCCTACATTCCGAACGGGTACATACATGTATAACTATGCATTGCATGCCAGCACTtgtacaatatataaatatatattaagaaaaatgttttagCCACGAAAGaatttcacaaaagtaaatcTCCAAACTGACATGACTTAATGTGGTACATTAGATtgtaaattgtaaagttatttctattgtaaagtaaatctaatatattatatgaagcTATGTCAGTTTGGTGAAATCATCACTTGTCTCAAAAGCTTGAGCTGAGGGAAAGATTAAGTAGatttaaatattgaattattaatattatattattaacttcTTCGTGTATGGGCCAAATTTTTCCTCAATGAGTAGGTccaatatatgaaatatttaattcaatagaataaaatataaagttcGGGTTCAAATTCAGGACCTTTACTTTAATACCATATGTGTAAAATCACCATTTATCCTAAAAGTTTAAGTTTTTGAGGTAAGTGGTGattttataagtttataaaattacttttgttGGATCTCTTTATAGTTGTAACACTTCTTATATGTTAAACTCACGTCAAAACAAATCTCTAATTGGAATTGAATTGGATGATCAAGATCACACAAAAGTACTAAATTTTCGATCTCCATTAGTACTTCTCGATCCCTATATCTTAGCTGCAGGTAATTACTTAATTTGCCTTGCCAtccaaagttttaaaaaactcCCAATATTGTAAATGCATATGATCTAGAGCATGCATGatctctctctataaatatatatatatatctaccgTGCAAAGATTGAAAGATATTTTCCATCCCAGTTATCTTTATCAAATTCACAGATGCACGGGATACTACTTAATTGTTAGTGATATCACAAAATCCTGGTGGAAGAAAAGTACTGTTACACGGACTAGCTAGGCCAGTTTCCCCAAATGCATGCATGGCTCcgtttttattttgaagaataATTAGTCATGCAGATCATATGTGCAAGCATTTTCCTTCAATTTAAATTTCGAGAAACGCCTTTTAcaacttataatattatatcgttaattagaagataaaaaattatgatcaaTGTAAGTACAATTGCTTTTGTATTCAAAGAGTACATATTTTTTGTGGAGAGGATTATGATCATGGCTTTATGTTGCATTTTAGTAGTGAGGTGATCttaaatattctttaaatagtaataaaaaagtaatgatagaatattatataatagtaaatagtaataaaaaatatgtaaaaaataataataaaattataaatagtagtagagTTTCTCGTAACACTCTACTTAAGATCATTAAAAAGTCAAAACTCATTATTCTTATTAACCTCTATCATAATTCAACCCATGCAACATGAGAGTTTACCAATCCAAAACGTTTGGGTGAGGTGGGcggcgcggggggggggggggggggggggggggggggaatcgtCGATCcataaaattattcttaattctctgcacatgcatatatacacattagatatatatatatatatatataatatatgaatgcATTGGATCAAACGACTAATAACTCTCCTACCGAtctcatatatgatatatatacgGCCTGCTCCAAAGGAtcagatgatgctgcaaattaGATCTCTCAGAAGGAAGACGAATACATGCAGGTTACTTGCACCCTCTCTCTCTAGGCTAGGATTTGGACGATACCCGatcgaattaattaatatagATCTCTCTCTAGCTAGCTCTCATATATACACACGCACACACGCGAAATTAATCTGAATAGTGAATTAATACTGAATAGCTAGCAATCCTAATTGATCAGGCTGGATGACTATGTCAGAGATAGAAACATGATCTAACAAGACTAACAGCGCTGGCCTGGCAGGTTATGTCCATCGCCCTCCCTGTGAAGGAAAGGAAAGCATCTTTTTCAAAcaatcaatattatcatcacCACAACAAGCCAAAACTAAGTTTGGAAAATGAACCTAGAAACTATTCAAACGACAAAAccttataaatacaaaaaaaaaaaaaaaactctctttaattttatcCTATAATATGTACCACAATCTGCAAATCAGgccaatatatatagatatatagtacGTACTAGCTGACGCCGGAAAGCGGAAGCAGACACTAATTacgtacgtacatacatacatgatgCATGCGTTACGTAGCCTCTTACGTCTTCATACAGCTAGATATATAGGGGAGTCGGgaacaataaattaaaacatgCATTTCACCATCTGGTATTGTCACATTCGGACTTTAATTGAACATGAGCCAGTTAATTTTCCTGTGCATGCTTCACAGAAAATGCGACACACATCGGCCAGCTGCTTGCTACCTTCTAAGTTTCTAACAGCATTTGAGACCTTCGACTCCCAACACACATGACGCGTGTAAAAAAGCAATAGTtttggtatatataattattttctttcctcGTGATTTTCATGGGAATTTGGGATTAGTGTTCTGTGATATAAAGTTCCATTGCAAGGAATAACTGTTGTGTTTCTTTATCCTAGTAAGGATCAATATCATTCACATCCGGTTATTTAAAACTCTCaaaatctctaaattttaagaaataaacttaactttatgataaaactacCTTTCTATCCGGTtctctattttaaataaaagttttaggACGTAAACAGTAACTCTCTATATTTAGAAATGGTTACTGTTCATCTTCTAaagcactttttatatatatattttataaggaATTGTTAAAgatatagaaataataataacaaaaagtattaaaaaattatttgaataaaatagataaatgataAAGAATAATGTGATATAAGAagttttttaagataaataaaatttaagagaaaatttttagttaaaatttagaaaaaaaattgtaagaaaTCATATGAGAATGCTCTAAAGGTGCGCAACCGTACATCCATTTTCATGAGATGCATGCTAATTAAAAGTTGTACAAAGTTTAACTTTGTCATCAAAAAATTAACCTTAATTCCTTTATGAAACCATCTAgctagaaaataaattcaaactgCTAATTTTCGCTTTCCTTTTCCACCCAGATTTTGCACGTACTAGCTAGTATATATGGTACCACCTCTGATAAACGACCGGACTAAACTATTTCATATCAAAGCATAAAGATTAGTACGTTAATTAGTCATGTTTTGGATTCATGACTAggttttttttgtcttttttcccTGCAAGAACAGCTGCTCCTATGACTGAATGCCTTGTACTTGTCTTAGCTAGCAATTTCAAGTAAACCGGGTCCCAAATTCGCCTCTTGCACTTTCACCACAACTTTTAGCTTAAGTTTCAGCTCCCATCAATTAGTTCTTTATGATCTGATCTACAGTAGTATTACTCCCGGATTAGCACTTAAAACCTTGAATTAGGAAGACAGAATTAAAGCTACCGAAGCAAACCGGATGGCCGACAGTACAGCTTCATGTAGCTCTGGGTTattagatatttttacccaaacAAGGTTAAATACAAAGATTCAAACACATACGGCCTCCAATTACGTACGTACAACATACAAGagaacacatatatataattattattgtgGCTGGGTCTCAGGGAGCTTACTCAATTCACACATCTGGATCCAGCCTTCAAACCACATCAACTTGAGGGGATTCATAGAACACACTTGAGGGAAAGAAAGACCCCCCGGCGGCCGGCAGGTTCTCTATCATCTGCAGGGGCGTgaaaacatcatcatcatcatcgtaCGGATTGAACTGGTAACCCGAACTCTCCGTCTGCTCTGGACCGAGGTCAACTACTGGAGCCTCCGGCGAATAATCATCGCCGCCGGCCTTCATGACCGGACCAGGAACCGTTTGAACACCGCCGACATCGTTATCTGTGCATAAAAACTTGGCGGGGACCGGATACTCGGCGTCCTGGCCAGTGAGCTGTTGGACCAAGGCCCTAAATTCGGAGGCACTAGTCTTGACCTTCATGGGATTGGAGATATACACCACCTTGATAGGCATATTCTTCTTGGATTTGGTCTTTTTGACAGCTTTTCTCTGGTGCACGCTGATTGGTAGATTATTGTCCATTGTTGATTGCAGGTGGGgattaaaaaaacaaacgaCTAGCGCTCGAGGCTCAAAaggataatatattttttttgcatGAAATAACGACTGGTTATAATTTGAGAGCTAGCTAGGAggctctactctctctctctctctctctcagtctctCAGAGCATAAGCAGGTTTCGGAGAAAGAAAATGGTGAGACTCGTGCGAAAGATAATTGATGGGAAATTAACGAAAGGGTAGAGAGAAGTTAGAAAGTGGTTGGATTAGTTGCTATTCCCAAGAGAGATCCAACCACGACAGCGCGTGAACCGACAAGATGTATTATAAGATTTGATTGGTTTTCCACGCGCTTAAAGGTGAGAGTACTGGAAGCAAGGAGTGCTCGCTGCTGTAGCTGATTTCCGTGTCGTCAGCAGTGCATCTATCGAAGCCTTCGTATGCAGATGATAATTCTAGCGCGAATTTTAATACgtacaaataaaattaagtattaatttatatattaatattaatttttttatatttaaattttaaattaatattatttttaataaaatttattttttaattaatatataataataattatatattagtactcAATCAATTATGATTATAACTCAATTTTTCGAAGTGGTCATCTCGGAAATCCGGATAGATTTTGTGACGTCATCGCACGCCATCATAATGACGTCGTAGTACTCGAAAGCGGTCACTGGGATGAGCTGGCTTGACTTGGATTCGATACTCATCCGATTTGCCTCGCGGGTAAAATCTCAGGAACATCAGCCGCACCATATATCTTACATAAATACTATAATCCTTTGTTTATCcggatgaaataaaatgagactgAGCATTCGTTTGATTacacattttaaataaaatgatatgagtttttattaaaaattaaataaaatattattatatttttattttttaatattcattttatttaaaaatttaaaaaaattaaattatttattatattttgtttataaatttaaaaaatttgtaatgattagatgagattaaataatttaatatttggtAA
This sequence is a window from Carya illinoinensis cultivar Pawnee chromosome 9, C.illinoinensisPawnee_v1, whole genome shotgun sequence. Protein-coding genes within it:
- the LOC122275194 gene encoding sigma factor binding protein 1, chloroplastic-like, with the translated sequence MDNNLPISVHQRKAVKKTKSKKNMPIKVVYISNPMKVKTSASEFRALVQQLTGQDAEYPVPAKFLCTDNDVGGVQTVPGPVMKAGGDDYSPEAPVVDLGPEQTESSGYQFNPYDDDDDVFTPLQMIENLPAAGGSFFPSSVFYESPQVDVV
- the LOC122275372 gene encoding nudix hydrolase 16, mitochondrial-like, whose translation is MSELVARTGRHQQRYDEGCRLVAGCIPFKDTNGIGSIDGTSEKDVEVLMINSTSGPGLLFPKGGWENDETVEEAAKREALEEAGVRGDLMHFLGYYVFKSKTLLDEFSPEGMCKAAMYALLVTEELQSWPEQSTRQRHWLTIPEAKKRCQYQWMRETLEEGFSKWLADRISSNLKKENHVVSPDSESELMKKAPV